One genomic segment of Methylocystis sp. SC2 includes these proteins:
- a CDS encoding Ku protein, giving the protein MAPRSFWKGYLKLSLVTCPVAMTPATTEGEKVRFHILNRHTGNRVVSQYVDAVSGAPIGEDDAAKGYPRSEDDYVLLEDEELDALSLESTRTIDIETFAPAASVDWIWFDKPHYLAPDDPIGVEAFSVIRDAMKATKTVGLSRLVMYRRERAVMVEPRDKGLVLWTLRFADQVRDPKDYLDKIGAEAPNAKALTLISKLIEERKSHWDPAMLHDPVQAQLLDIISGKKKERAPARKKPASAAPSNVVNIMDALRKSIDTEKRGAKRR; this is encoded by the coding sequence ATGGCGCCGCGGTCATTCTGGAAAGGCTATTTGAAGCTTTCGCTTGTGACCTGTCCGGTCGCGATGACGCCGGCCACGACGGAAGGCGAGAAAGTTCGCTTCCACATCCTTAATCGACACACCGGCAACCGCGTCGTCAGCCAATATGTCGACGCGGTCTCCGGCGCGCCGATCGGCGAGGACGATGCGGCGAAGGGATATCCGCGCAGCGAAGACGATTACGTGCTGCTTGAAGACGAAGAGCTTGACGCCCTAAGCCTCGAAAGCACGCGAACGATCGATATCGAGACCTTCGCGCCGGCGGCGAGCGTCGACTGGATCTGGTTCGATAAGCCACACTATCTTGCGCCCGACGATCCGATCGGCGTCGAAGCCTTCTCCGTCATTCGCGACGCGATGAAGGCGACGAAGACGGTCGGCCTGTCGCGGCTCGTGATGTATCGGCGCGAACGCGCCGTGATGGTCGAGCCGCGCGACAAGGGGCTTGTGTTATGGACGTTGCGCTTCGCCGACCAGGTGCGCGATCCGAAGGACTATCTCGACAAGATCGGCGCCGAAGCGCCGAACGCGAAAGCTCTCACCCTGATTTCCAAATTGATCGAGGAGCGCAAGAGTCACTGGGATCCGGCGATGCTCCATGATCCCGTGCAAGCGCAATTGCTGGACATCATTTCTGGAAAGAAGAAGGAGCGCGCGCCCGCGCGCAAAAAACCGGCGTCGGCGGCTCCGAGCAACGTCGTCAATATCATGGATGCGCTCCGCAAGAGCATCGATACGGAAAAGCGCGGCGCCAAACGTCGCTAG
- a CDS encoding NepR family anti-sigma factor: protein MTLHLPVVTGVDGSRIGSAAQGLFDMEKKAERQTTQGRRGAPRAQRCDAAHHLSLLGIDGELTSGLRDMYATSLLEPLPDKFLDLLVRLSTPVSK, encoded by the coding sequence ATGACTCTTCATCTGCCCGTTGTCACTGGAGTCGACGGCTCCCGCATCGGAAGCGCCGCCCAAGGGCTCTTCGACATGGAAAAGAAGGCCGAAAGGCAAACGACGCAGGGCCGCCGCGGCGCGCCAAGGGCGCAGCGATGCGACGCCGCCCATCACCTCTCTTTGCTTGGGATCGATGGGGAATTGACCTCTGGGCTGCGCGACATGTACGCGACGAGCCTCTTAGAACCCCTGCCGGACAAGTTTCTCGACTTACTCGTGCGACTGTCGACGCCGGTCTCCAAATAG
- a CDS encoding CsbD family protein encodes MDWNRVEGNWKQFKGKVREKWAELTDDDLARMDGKREQFEGVLQERYGEGRDRIREDVDAWLKTLKS; translated from the coding sequence ATGGACTGGAATCGTGTCGAAGGCAATTGGAAACAGTTCAAGGGCAAGGTGAGAGAGAAGTGGGCGGAACTGACCGACGACGATCTCGCGCGCATGGACGGCAAGCGCGAGCAGTTTGAAGGCGTTCTCCAAGAACGTTACGGCGAAGGGCGGGACCGCATTCGCGAAGACGTGGACGCTTGGCTCAAGACTTTGAAGTCTTAG
- a CDS encoding YchJ family protein: protein MTDQTRSDQTCPCRAMDAQKLSYLACCAPYIEQGASAPTAEALMRSRYTAFALGDIDYLVDSLAPESRYDFDRKAITHWSRNSQWLGLEILSTEQGLQGDETGYVEFVAHFSSEGERYAHRERSLFRHDAQEDRWYFLEEANRKNAPIVKGKQAGRNDPCPCGSGKKFKKCCGLAA from the coding sequence ATGACCGACCAGACTCGCTCCGACCAGACTTGCCCTTGCCGCGCGATGGACGCGCAAAAGCTCTCCTACTTGGCGTGCTGCGCGCCCTACATCGAACAAGGAGCGTCCGCGCCCACAGCCGAAGCGTTGATGCGTTCGCGCTATACGGCGTTTGCGCTCGGCGACATCGATTACCTTGTGGATTCTTTGGCGCCGGAGTCGCGTTACGATTTCGACCGAAAGGCGATTACGCATTGGTCGCGCAACTCGCAATGGCTCGGACTTGAAATCCTGTCGACGGAGCAGGGGCTGCAGGGCGATGAAACCGGCTACGTCGAATTCGTCGCGCATTTCTCCAGCGAAGGCGAACGCTATGCGCATCGGGAGCGCTCGCTGTTCCGACACGACGCGCAGGAGGACCGCTGGTATTTCCTCGAAGAGGCCAATCGCAAGAATGCGCCCATCGTGAAGGGCAAGCAGGCGGGCCGAAACGATCCTTGTCCCTGCGGCTCCGGCAAAAAATTCAAGAAGTGCTGCGGCCTCGCCGCGTGA
- a CDS encoding formate dehydrogenase subunit delta yields MSHDSVEKLVKMANQIGTFFVAQKHPDGVVSMTEHLRKFWEPRMRDAIIAHVDHGGAGLDPIAIEAVKRLKH; encoded by the coding sequence ATGTCGCATGATTCGGTCGAAAAGCTCGTCAAAATGGCTAACCAGATCGGCACGTTCTTCGTGGCGCAGAAGCATCCCGACGGCGTTGTGAGCATGACGGAACATTTGAGGAAGTTCTGGGAGCCGCGCATGCGCGACGCGATCATCGCTCATGTCGATCACGGCGGCGCCGGCCTCGATCCGATCGCAATAGAGGCCGTGAAGCGCCTCAAACATTGA
- the fdhD gene encoding formate dehydrogenase accessory sulfurtransferase FdhD: protein MTERPPPTLRVECLARRHDVTARSSRVIPEETPVAFTFGGSTHAVMMATPADLEDFAIGFALTEGLIDSPEQAGDVEIVVSDAGIELRAWLKGGRQEAYVERRRSMAGPTGCGLCGIESLEAATRSLPTLDNALSVRADALIEAMERLPAAQKYNQETRAIHAAAFWNPVSGTLIAREDVGRHNALDKLAGALTRQAIAAGQGVVLMTSRVSVELVQKAARMGAPIIAAVSAPTALAVRNAQHCGMTLVAVMRGRDFEIFTHPGRILEQVSAHVA from the coding sequence ATGACGGAGAGGCCGCCGCCGACACTACGGGTGGAATGCCTGGCGCGCCGTCACGATGTGACGGCGCGTTCTTCTCGCGTGATCCCCGAAGAGACGCCGGTCGCCTTCACCTTTGGCGGCTCCACCCATGCGGTGATGATGGCGACGCCGGCGGACCTCGAGGATTTCGCGATCGGCTTCGCGCTGACCGAGGGGCTGATCGATTCGCCGGAGCAGGCGGGCGACGTCGAGATCGTCGTCTCCGACGCCGGCATCGAACTGCGCGCCTGGCTGAAGGGCGGACGGCAGGAAGCCTATGTCGAGCGGCGCCGTTCGATGGCGGGGCCGACGGGCTGCGGCCTCTGCGGCATCGAGAGCCTGGAGGCGGCGACGCGCTCTCTGCCGACGCTGGACAATGCGCTGTCGGTGCGCGCCGACGCCCTGATCGAGGCGATGGAGCGTCTGCCCGCGGCGCAGAAATATAATCAGGAGACGCGCGCCATTCACGCCGCCGCCTTCTGGAATCCCGTCTCCGGGACCCTGATCGCGCGCGAGGACGTCGGCCGCCATAACGCTCTCGACAAGCTCGCCGGCGCCTTGACGCGCCAAGCCATCGCCGCCGGCCAAGGCGTGGTGCTGATGACGAGCCGCGTTTCCGTCGAACTCGTGCAGAAGGCCGCGCGCATGGGCGCGCCGATCATCGCCGCCGTCTCCGCGCCGACCGCGCTCGCGGTGCGCAACGCGCAGCACTGCGGCATGACTCTCGTCGCGGTCATGCGCGGCCGCGACTTCGAAATCTTCACCCATCCAGGACGCATTCTCGAACAGGTTTCCGCACATGTCGCATGA